In Setaria viridis chromosome 5, Setaria_viridis_v4.0, whole genome shotgun sequence, the genomic stretch AGGCGGGTCCAGAGCTGGGGCTACACGCCGGGTATGGAACCCCTGGTTGCCGTCGTCGCTGCGCCGCCTGCGCTCCTCGCCATCGTCGCGCCTGCGCTGCAGCCCAGCTGAGCCAACGCTGCGGGAGTGCCTGAGCTCCTTGAACTCCATGGCTCCATCCTCTGGCTCCACCTGGTTGCCGTCGTCCTGTGAAGACATGAGCCTCTCATCCCAAACCAAGCCTGATGAGCCGGACCTCCTGAATGTTTGCGAAGATCGCTGCAGCCCTGCCATGCTTACTCACCTCTGTGGTTGGTTTGGTCTGTGAATGAATGTGCTTGTTTGTATGGTGTGCAATGGAGGAGGGAGAGAATGGTATGGCCGTGGCTAAATAAGAAACATATCCAGAAATGGGTGAAATTTAGGCGAATTGCAgagatggggggggggggggggggggggggtgcgacGATGGTGACGGCCAAATATGCCGAAGGATTAGGAAGGTTAGGGAGGTTTGTCTGCACTCTGAATTGACATCACGCAAAGAGTTAGTCTTAAACTATGACAAAACCATCAACTATCAACTAATCTATGGTTGCGCTACTTCAGACTTTAGGCTCTAATCTATTCAAGCGGGGACGAAAGATCAGCCCAGTGCATCAACCACGACAACTACTGAATAttgatgtactccctccgttttaaattgtagatcgttttgatttttcttggttCATAGATGTTTCTATGCATCTACATATAagatctagaaaaactaaaacggcttacaatttgggacggagggatgGAGGGAACAGTAGGCAGTAATCAGCCAATGACATTCACTCATTGACGATTCTTAATTCACTGGCCATGGGCGTCCACGTCACTGCAGCAATCCACGTTAACGTTACCAGCTCTGCACATTGACGCAGCAACCACCCTCCCCTCTATGATCGGTCCATGACAAAAACAGAGTAAAACCTCAGCCTGTGCTTTTTGCATAACTCATTCCCTTGTTCTTCAGGAATTGTGGCGTGACCCGTGGCCAAAGCCCAAAAGAGCCGTGTGGCTAGCAGTTCAGCGGCAGAGGCGAACAGCAACAGACCAAAGCCTCTGCTATCCCGTCTGAACCGAGAATTACTCCTACGAATCTACGTTCACGACGGCCACCAACAATGAGTTCATAGATGCCACGGCACGTACGCACACGGCTGGTGGGGGAACCAGGCGAGGGCTGGGATGCTCGCGCTTTGCGGCCGCGCCGTCTCGGAGGGAGGCGAAGAGGCAGGCTGCCACGCGAGTGGCTGCCAGGCGACCACCCGTCGGCGTCTGGTCCCTCTCCGCCGGCAACGTCCGATCTCTCCAGAATCCAGACGCGGCGTGCGCGGTGCACATGACCAGGCCGAACTCAAACCTGGCGGCCTGCGGCCGACTGGCAGAGCGAAGCGAAGTCAAGCTGGAATATCTTGATCACAATGGGAAGGAAATCGCAAGCCTTCTCATGTAACTGCGCTAAATAACAAAAATTCTTGAATCGCAATGCAAGAGAAACAACTGCCGACTGCCGAGTAACAGAATCCGAGAGCTTTATCTGAACTGCCAAACAAAGTACGGGTTTTTCTTTACGTAAACATCGCAAGCACGCACAGGCTGAGCAAGCAGCGATGTGCCATCCGCACTCCGCAGCGCTGCCAGCCTGCCATCTTCAGCTCAATGCTCAACGTCCAGCTAACAGAAAACCTAGAATCCTCGAACGAACGAACATTATTCGGAGGAAGCAGGTCAAATTGTCAAAACTGTAATCCAGTTCATGAACCAAATGCCGCAGCGAAGGAAACCAAAGGTTCAGGTGTGTTTTATTCACTGCCGGCGCAGCAAAAGTATGTCAGCAGAATCTACTGTCCTCTCAGAACTTGTATACCATCTCTGCGGTGTATCCTAGATCCTTCAGAAGGCCGGAGAGCTGCACAACAAGGAGAAATCGAAACTGGGTTAACGAAATGATACCATGTTCACAAAATGAAATGGACAGTAGAAGGGTAAACGAAAGGCAATGCCAAACTAGTTCACGATCCAGGTGTTGATAGTTTCAGGGAACACTCCCTGGATCTATCTGGTCTTGGAAGGAAAAGGGGATATCAGTATGCTTAACAGTTATCCTACTTCCACAATCTTTTTTCAATTAAGAAACAATGAATTATAAGGTTTGCAGCTCACCATCAGTATCAGAAGTAataacaatataatataaaaacTAAACAAATACACAATACCTCTCCCTGTGATCTATCCTTTGCCTTGTCTCCAGAGATGTGGTTCATCATTCCTGGTGGACCACAAACCTGGCCAAACAAAAACCACGAAACAGATGGCGTTTCTTAATAATCCAACAGTAACAATGAAATGAATAACATCAAGAAATGAAGATGGCATAGGAGATCATACAGATGAAACAATGTAACTTTGTTAAAACATAAATATTCAGAAGAAACACAAACATACAGATGAACCACTCACAAGAATTAGAGAATCCTCCCCTGGGCCTGGCAAACCTTTCAAAACCATGTCCTTGGATATAAAACCAACACCACCCCTCCAGTCGTTTGATGGCTTATCAACTGTATAGAACACCTGAGAGTATTCAAGGATAATGTCATGCTCAGGGGAAACAATTAATCCAGGTTCTGATGGAAACTAATCACTGCAATGCAAACCTTGAAGTTAGGATAGCTACTGGCAAGTCTATCCAATTCCCTTTTGAGCAAGATATCATCTGGCGATACGTTGGCATAAATTAAAGAGACCTAGATAAGAAAAATGAAGAAGCCAAACGAACACAAAATTAGAATCCATAAGGGAAAAACGTAATCCACAATAAAACTATTGCTGTTGagaatattttttgaaaataaagacGAATCAGATCTGGCCTCTGGCAGAATGCCTATCTGACAGACTGAGACATACTGCTATGTGAATATTGTTGAGGGGAAATGTTTTGTTTTGAGAGTTAAAACAAAACTTTCTCAGAAAGATGCCAAAGCACTGCTTAAATGCATGAGCAAATTTTGAAAAAGCTTCAGGCTTTTGTGATGAAAACTTACCTGAGTGTTGTCATCAGGATTTTTTAGGATAGCCCTTACAACCTGCAGCATCGGTGTTATACCAGTACCACCAGCAATCTGGAAAGCAAATATATACACACTATTTAGCAGCTACCGTATGAAatacatgaaaaaaataaaaaaggtgcATCCGGTGCTGAAAAATACATGAATAACTAACATAAATAATTCATCTGCCATTATCATTGTGGGGATGAATCAAAAGGTAGACTACTGGGTCAAATTCAGGCTATCTTACCATGCCAATCTGTTTTTTCATGTTCGGGCTATATCTGAGCTTTTCAATGGGCCTAACGAAAGCATAAAAAGTGCTTCAGCGATAAGAGGCAGTAGCATATAGAGTTAGCTaatgaaatttaaaaaaatgtCATGTTTCTTTACCCTTTGACTTCAACAACATCTCCTGGCTTCAAACTTGCAAAATACTGGCTCATTTTCCCGTCAGGATAAACCTGTACATAGTAAAATTAGCAAAAATAAAGAAGCATAATATGCAAGGTATTGCCTACGAACAGAAATCAAATGCCAGAGGCCTCTATCCTACTATTCTGATTCCATTTTCAAGACCAACTTAAATTATTCCCTTTAAAAAGGACCAATTAAATTGGTATTACAGTGATCTACAGGACAATAAAAGTTTCTGGAATTTATACACTGGATTTTGTGGATACCTTGATCAATAGGTCAAAATATCCTTTAGAATCTGGATCAGAGATAGGCGTATACCTGCAGAAAACAGGACAATATGCTCATTTAAGTCTGATTGAAGAATAATACTATTTTGTGCACTTAACTACAAATATCCTATACTGGTGAACAGCTTGTGTTTGTGCTTATTCCTAGTTTGTGTTGATGCTTTACAAGAAATAAAGTTACAAGAGGATGTCCATGTTGAGGCACTTAAGACAGGCTAGTTGTATGCTGGACTCCACCATGCATTTGATTCAGTTAGCACAGAACTTACGGGCGAATAACAAATTTTCTTCTGCCCTCCACTTCCTCACCGATAGGAGCCCTGCAATGATTTCATTTCTAGGAAGTCAACACACAGGATAGAAACTAGCTCATGGTTATCAGGGTAAAGAAAAAGATGATGCTGTCAGGGAAACAGAGGGGAGGAAGTCTCAACAGACAGCTTCTAAAGTGTGTACAAATAGTCTCCACAAGGCAATCCAGCCCTCTCTACTCTCTAGATTGTAGTAAAGAAATTCAGCGAACATGAACAGACAGCAGGGAACATTAACCTTATTTGAGTAACACAAGTAACATTTTTCTTTGCACCACAACAATCATTAGTGAGAACAATGACTCAAACTAAGATAATAAATATCATCAGCACATATATAGAAgttgaaaggaaaaaaacaagatAAGCACGATTTCATTCAAATTTTATCCAAAGTGATTCTCCTAGCTAAGTAATTAAACCCTTGCAATCAGAGAAGATACCTTGTGATGAGACACGAGGCAACATCAAGGCCCAGCTTAGTATTTGGGTCAAATGAAAATCTGAAAGATCAGATTAAGCATAAGCCTAGCGTTAAGGAAAACAAACTtgattaaacataaataaagGAAAATTCACTAACATGATCATGGGAAAATGATGAATGCAATATTAACACTCAGAAATATAAAATTGCAATACACTATACAAGATTAAAAGAAATTAACGTGATTACTACAAGACCATCTATCCTGTGAAGTGTGAAACACCAAGATATGGAAGTAGCAAATATTCTACAATAGTGCAATCCAAGAAGTTCTGCAATGATTACCTGAATAACTGTGAGTTGTGGCTAACATTTGCCTTCTCTTGGAGCTTGAACTCTAACCACTTATCAGGGTTAAGTGCTGAAAGGCAAGATGAAATTCCATAGAAAATAAGCAATTAGCACAATGATCATGTAAGCATGAGAAAATCAAAATTCATACAGGCTATACTGAATCATCAAATTTTCATAACCATAGAACTGCTTCACATAAAAATGTCAAACTACAGGCCTAAGCTGGCATCCAGAATGAAGGATTCTTTCACTCTGCACCAACTAATGTAACAAAAGACTAACCCCAGCCGTGGATTCGGCGTGTAATCGGATCCTTTGTTTCTACCTATTAATACGATGACACGCAGTTATCCTGCATGTTCGAGAAAAATTCTGCACCAACTTTCTCGTGGTTATATATAATATGATTATATGAAGCAACCGCTCTCCTTACAACAACATGTGGGACATAAAAGACTACAACATGGTGACTAAACAATATGTCAGCTCAAAGACTATGCGCTAATGTACAGAGTCACCCCTTAACAATTCGACACTGGTATGTCTCTAGCAGCACATTTAGCCATCATCCAGAACAACAATCATCATGCTCAACTAGTGCTTGTAAGTTCTAACCCCAGGAGatacataaaaaaaatgttatgCACCATATTAGAAACAATGTGGAATCCAGGCGCAAACATCTTTTTCAGCTCACACAACCACACGccaaaatgaactaatttcatATGCAGATACATGAAAAATTTGATCAAACCACACATCCACGAAACCTAGATCGGCGTAAATTAGGAGAGAAAGGGGACAGCTCACCAGCTTTCTCAGCAGCTTCCTCGCCCTTCTCCTCCATGTGCGCCTGCAACAACCATCCGGCACCGTgagccaaacaaaaaaaaatcatccacgTTCATTCAGCGACTAGGGGCGGAGAGACGAAAAGGGGAAACGAAATGGAGACGAAGGGTAGTTCTCAGGTTCGTACGACGGCGGGGGGAGATGAGGCGTAGAACAGCGCGGCTCcaccgcaggcggcggcgccggcggccagtgGGGCCCGGCCGCGGTGGGCCCCGGCGAGCCtacgcagcagcagcgccgccatgGCGATTGGCGAGGGAGGCGAGAGGGCTCGTCGAGTGATCCGATCTGATGGGAGCGGAAGCGGACCAGCGGGGGTTTTTCCACACACACTGGCGTGAGTTGCTTTGGTGGTGGTTTTACAGATGGCGGAATTAGAGGGGAGGCTGAGAGTGATGCCCCGGCGCTAAGTACTCGCTGATGCAACACAAGGTCAGGTCCACACTGATAGCAACTTCGGTTCGAGAAGCATTTTAAAACACTGTTTAGGAGAAGATTTTGGATTAAGTATAATTAAAAAAACCGATAGCCTAATTTACGAAGATACGATAGATTTATTTTGTGTAACGATCAGTACGTGTGTGGATACAAACCTAATAATCAGGAGCGGAACTAGTCATGGTCTCAGGGaggctcttcttcttcctccctcttccttcctcttctttttcctccgtTCTCTAAAAAATGGAGGGGGACTTAAGGGGCTCTATTATTTTTGGGGTGGTAGGGGGCTCgagcccctccccctcctccgacCCACCGCTGGATCTGCTGCTGCTAATAATATTGTCCCAAATACGATTATGTTTCACTCCTAACACaactgtttagccattgcttaTCCTCTCTTTCCCACTTACTTAGATCTAGCCTTCTCATCACAATCGTCACCGCCACCTTCCTCTCTAACCTCACTCTTATTATTATGGATGTCACCTCTCTCTTGTTCCTCCGTGTCATCACATCACATTATCTCTTCATCGATATGGATCTAACTTGCTCACCACTTGTTTATCCGATGTTAACTTTCCAACTATAGATAACCAATCTTCCTATCTTAAACATCTATACCATCTCTTTCTACTTTTATTGTTGTGGATCTACTTTGCTCGTAGCTTCTCCACTACCAACCTTTTGACTATATGTAACAATTTCCCTATCTCAAATGATCCGCACTAAAAATAGAAATGGGCTtcccattttttttataaaaaacaaATGAAACAAATTGTCTGGCGGGCTCAGGCCGgtccaattttttttcaaacctGATTTTCACCGAAGCCTAATCCTACAAAAGATACGGGCAAACCAAAATCCAACAGGCTCAGGTCGGGCCGCAGGCCAAGCTGGACCGGGTCTAAAATACTCATATCTACCTGCATACTAGCTAGACTTGCTCCAGACAATCTGACATGTGGGGCCTTACGTCAATATTTATATATCAACCCTAGGGTTCCTCCATTTACAGAACCTCCTACTCCCAATCCCCCACCCAGCCGCCACACACACCACCCCCCTCTCTCGCTCTCTCCTCATCTCGTCCTCCTACTCATGATTGCAGTGAGGGTGAGGGCAAGGTGATCCCCTACTGCCCTTACGCCCCTGCCGAACCGGCCCATCCATACCCTCCAGTCGCCGACTCCCGACTCCTTCAATCCTTTCCATTCACTTTGCCCTATCTGCTCCACCCCGCCGCAACCCAACTCCTTTCCCATCCTCCCGCCCAGCTGCCGCCCAACTCCCTCACCATCCACATCACCAGTCTCCAACTCCCTACAGTCGAGCTAGCTGCCGACCATGCCGCCTTCCTCCCTATAGGTGTAGTCTGTGTATGATGGGAAGTTGGTGGGTACATAGGCGTGCCTGCAAGCATGTGATGCTCACAGATCTAGGGTGTAGGTGAGATTTCCTGCCATGGTGGGTGGTGGGCGCAGGGGCGGGCATGTGAAGCCTGTATCCATGGGCTACATAATCAAAGATCCACAAAGGTACGTGTAACACTGTTGAATTTCATTCTCGATTTGTGGTATGCTCTCGCTAGTAAATacttttttataaaatattttccttttaatttttctCTAGGAACTGCCTAGTTATGGCAGGTTGAAGTTAAGAGTTTGACTCCAGATCAAATAGGAAAAAATAGATTCGGAAGGATTTGATTCTCGATTTGTGGTATGCTCTCGCTAGTAAATAAAATATTTCCCTTTTAATTTTTCTCTAGGAACTGCCTAGTTATGGCAGGTTGAAGTTAAGAATTTGACTCCAGATCAAATAGGAAAAAATAGATTTGGAAGGATTTGATGTGTTACTATTTACTTGATGTAGATGGGTTGGCAAGCATATTTGAGTTCGCTTAGAAAGGTGAGTTGTACGTGATGGGTTGCTTGCTTACGATTTTTCAGCTCACAAATCTGACAAAGTGACAACTGACAACTGCACACACCATGCTGAATAGAAGCCAACCCTCATAAGCTAGAAACAACTTTTCCGTAAGCCATAATCAAATTTTGTGCCACCTAGAGAAACTTCAAATGGTGTAAAGTATAAAGCATCTGCCTATTAGCTCATACTAGAAAATGACCAAATTATCGATGAACCTGAGAACGTTGCTACATTTAACTCTGAATCAAGAACTAGGTTCAACAATGTCTGATAGAACAAATTTAGCGACACATTATTTTTAATATATGTTTTGGGAAGAATCTCAATCCAACAAAACCCAAAACTATCCAAGAACTCAACTAGACATCCAGATTAAGTCCCAAACAAAAAGAGGGAGCTCCAAACTATATTTCCTGACAAGAGTAAAATAATCTGGCACCATCTACACTTTTCTTGAGCCATTCTCTGCTACAACATTCATATTTCTAAGGAAAATGTTAAAAAACTCAGCACACACGGCAGCTCTTCCGACAAGTGCCATAGTAGTCTGGACTTCCTATCATAAATAACGGATTCCTGTCACATTCCCCACCAGCAGCCCAACCGACACATCTAGCATCTTCATCTGTGCACTCATCCTCGGACGCAAATAAAGATTTTGGAGTATCAGTCTTTCTCAAATGGATATGTTTTACGGCCAGCCATTCCTCACCTTCAAGGACAGAACACACTTCGTATTGGCTATCCTTGTCTATTACTCCATCAGGCTTCAAATTGAACAGCAGAATAGCATTTCCCTTGACAGGTTGTACCGCATAACCAACACACTCAGATGCTGCCCCTTGCTCAACTTGGGTGCCCTGCACCTATAAACATAGTTTGCTATAAGATATTTTCATTTATGCATCCGCTGAAATATTTAAAGAAAGAACAAATCATGTAGAGTCTAAAAGCGTATAAATTTTCTCGAAAGGGATGGTCACAAGTAGGTCCTATGAGAAAGCAATATTACCTCAGATCTGGGGAAGACAGTTTCCCCGCCTCGCTTGACATCAGAAAGATATATCAAAACTGtcacaagtctatcattgccaCTGCTTGATTGAGATCCATAGTTGTTATAGCCACTTTTGTTCACCTCATACTTCAGAATCTGCATACTCTCTCCAAAATCTGAAGGGCACTAAAAATTTCAACACCCAGTACACAGCAAGCAAGGTTACACAGAATTACAAATGAGTAAATCATGTGAACCGGGAATACCTTTTGGAAGAAAGCTCCATATTGATATCCTATCTTCAATCTTTGAAACAATTGTGTCCTTCATAAGGTGAAgatgatatgaggttagagtaAATTGAATACTTAAAAATTGAACAGTCCAGTGCTAGTATCAGTTCAGAAAAAAGGCAGTAAATTCAAACTTTCAATTATTTCAATACACCTATCTATTGGAGATCCTAAATAATGATGAAGAAATGCACATTTTCTTCATTGTTTGCCATACAGAACGGAGCAGAGTTTCAACTTCATTTAACTGCAGATTTGAAAATTCTCACAGTTCGCCCCCCCAGAAAAACTTGACCAACCTAGGAGGAACTACGTGGTATTGTAAATAAGAAAAAGATAGGCACCCGAATTCAAGACGAAGATAACTGCAACCTGGATGGTAGGGGTGCACACCACACCTCACACCAGCTGAGCTATCCTCAATTCCTAATTCTCACAGCTCACAGATGATAATTCGACCACAGACAAAATGATACTAAACTGTTGACTTATATGCATTATTCCAAAAGAACCACTCATCAGAATATTATGAAACGAAGATGTATGCTCACTTTGCTATCAGCCATGTACATTTTGATGCTTTCATCAGTGTTGTTTTGGGAACTACTTGTAGCACCAGTGGCAACAACTGAAGATGATTCCTTCTTACCATGTGCCTGCAACAGTGGTAAGAGAGTGAAAATATAAGCTTCAAAAGATAGTGAAACTATATAATTTATCAGTGATAAGTGCAATGTAATATATTACCATAGATATCAAGTGGTCGCACTCCATGTCAGAAAGAAAACCTTTATACAAGAAGACCCTAAATTATGGTAAGAAACTAGGTACTTGTCCAGTAAAAAAGATTAAAAGAagaattgaaaaataaaattctGAAACATGATTTTCAACGCAGACAAAATTCTAGGCACAAAATTGTAAGTATCCCAAGATCAAGATCTCTCATGAACCTTGCAATTAGGATAAGATGCAATGTATTGAATATGAAAACTTAATAAGTTTTTCGTTCATCGAACTAAAAGAAGTGATGAAATAAACCTTGGATGCCATGAGAGCCGTTTCGACTTTGAAGGGTCAAAAGCAAACTGCGAGCTTGCAAAAAAGGAGCCACCTGAGGAGTTCACTAAATATGATTGCACGGTATTCAAATCGAACCTGTAAGTAGAAATAGATGGATTACACCAAACAATCTTCtatgaaggaaaaaaataaaaatttagaaCTATGTTTTCATGTTTCGTTATTAGCTAAGGTTCCTATCTATCGTATCCTTGAACTGTTTCTCCTCTGTTGTTTCAATTCTACATTAGTTTTTTCTACCCCAGTTTTTGTGACTTCCAAGTTATCCTCTTCTCTCACAGCTAGAGCATATAAGCTTTCTCTCACAATTCCTTCCCCCTCTTCTCTTCACTTCTCTTGCATTGTTAATTGCATTACTGGGCTTTCTGTAGTTTATTTCGGACTGCCTTTTATGTTCCATTGATTATTTCATAGACCAAATTGATGAAGATGACCCGATCACACCTCATTCCATCCCCTAGTTAGCTAAAAATTGATGAACATCAACACATCTCGGAGGCAATATTATGATTAGACTTGAAAGACCGATGCTGTCCACCACCGCAACAAGGTCGAGACAGCTAATTGGTATGCATGGATAATTCGCAAGATTAGCCACATCAGCAACTGTTACATCTTATATAAATGCCAGGGGAACCCAATGCAGATACTATTCTAGAAAATAAATCAATTTAGCCCACCACAACTGCTTTCTGAAACAACAGCTCTGGAGATCCAAATCCGTCAGAACAAGATTCAAGAGAAACTTACTTGCGGGAAGAAGCCGAAGTGCAGGG encodes the following:
- the LOC117857824 gene encoding MAPK kinase substrate protein At1g80180 yields the protein MAGLQRSSQTFRRSGSSGLVWDERLMSSQDDGNQVEPEDGAMEFKELRHSRSVGSAGLQRRRDDGEERRRRSDDGNQGFHTRRVAPALDPPSPKVPGCIFCGIFRKAGASQPSKPRRRY
- the LOC117854787 gene encoding probable prolyl 4-hydroxylase 7 isoform X1; its protein translation is MGPGIGALLVLVAACLASAAPCTSASSRKFDLNTVQSYLVNSSGGSFFASSQFAFDPSKSKRLSWHPRVFLYKGFLSDMECDHLISMAHGKKESSSVVATGATSSSQNNTDESIKMYMADSKDTIVSKIEDRISIWSFLPKDFGESMQILKYEVNKSGYNNYGSQSSSGNDRLVTVLIYLSDVKRGGETVFPRSEVQGTQVEQGAASECVGYAVQPVKGNAILLFNLKPDGVIDKDSQYEVCSVLEGEEWLAVKHIHLRKTDTPKSLFASEDECTDEDARCVGWAAGGECDRNPLFMIGSPDYYGTCRKSCRVC
- the LOC117854787 gene encoding probable prolyl 4-hydroxylase 7 isoform X4, with product MASKAHGKKESSSVVATGATSSSQNNTDESIKMYMADSKDTIVSKIEDRISIWSFLPKDFGESMQILKYEVNKSGYNNYGSQSSSGNDRLVTVLIYLSDVKRGGETVFPRSEVQGTQVEQGAASECVGYAVQPVKGNAILLFNLKPDGVIDKDSQYEVCSVLEGEEWLAVKHIHLRKTDTPKSLFASEDECTDEDARCVGWAAGGECDRNPLFMIGSPDYYGTCRKSCRVC
- the LOC117854787 gene encoding probable prolyl 4-hydroxylase 7 isoform X3, translating into MECDHLISMAHGKKESSSVVATGATSSSQNNTDESIKMYMADSKDTIVSKIEDRISIWSFLPKDFGESMQILKYEVNKSGYNNYGSQSSSGNDRLVTVLIYLSDVKRGGETVFPRSEVQGTQVEQGAASECVGYAVQPVKGNAILLFNLKPDGVIDKDSQYEVCSVLEGEEWLAVKHIHLRKTDTPKSLFASEDECTDEDARCVGWAAGGECDRNPLFMIGSPDYYGTCRKSCRVC
- the LOC117857822 gene encoding NADH-cytochrome b5 reductase-like protein; translated protein: MAALLLRRLAGAHRGRAPLAAGAAACGGAALFYASSPPAVAHMEEKGEEAAEKAALNPDKWLEFKLQEKANVSHNSQLFRFSFDPNTKLGLDVASCLITRAPIGEEVEGRRKFVIRPYTPISDPDSKGYFDLLIKVYPDGKMSQYFASLKPGDVVEVKGPIEKLRYSPNMKKQIGMIAGGTGITPMLQVVRAILKNPDDNTQVSLIYANVSPDDILLKRELDRLASSYPNFKVFYTVDKPSNDWRGGVGFISKDMVLKGLPGPGEDSLILVCGPPGMMNHISGDKAKDRSQGELSGLLKDLGYTAEMVYKF